From one Equus asinus isolate D_3611 breed Donkey chromosome 5, EquAss-T2T_v2, whole genome shotgun sequence genomic stretch:
- the ATP6V1A gene encoding V-type proton ATPase catalytic subunit A has protein sequence MMDFSKLPKILDEEKESTFGYVHGVSGPVVTACDMAGAAMYELVRVGHSELVGEIIRLEGDMATIQVYEETSGVCVGDPVLRTGKPLSVELGPGIMGAIFDGIQRPLSDISSQTQSIYIPRGVNVSALSRDVKWDFTPCKNLRVGSHITGGDIYGIVNENSLIKHKIMLPPRNRGTVTYIAPPGNYDTSDVVLELEFEGVKEKFSMVQVWPVRQVRPVTEKLPANHPLLTGQRVLDALFPCVQGGTTAIPGAFGCGKTVISQSLSKYSNSDVIIYVGCGERGNEMSEVLRDFPELTMEVDGKVESIMKRTALVANTSNMPVAAREASIYTGITLSEYFRDMGYHVSMMADSTSRWAEALREISGRLAEMPADSGYPAYLGARLASFYERAGRVKCLGNPEREGSVSIVGAVSPPGGDFSDPVTSATLGIVQVFWGLDKKLAQRKHFPSVNWLISYSKYMRALDEYYDKHFTEFVPLRTKAKEILQEEEDLAEIVQLVGKASLAETDKITLEVAKLIKDDFLQQNGYTPYDRFCPFYKTVGMLSNMIAFYDMARRAVETTAQSDNKITWSIIREHMGEILYKLSSMKFKDPVKDGEAKIKADYAQLLEDMQNAFRSLED, from the exons ATGATGGATTTCTCCAAGCTACCCAAAATACtcgatgaagaaaaagaaagcacatttGGTTATGTGCATGGGGTCTCAGGACCTG TGGTTACAGCCTGTGACATGGCAGGTGCAGCCATGTATGAGCTGGTGAGAGTGGGCCACAGCGAGCTGGTTGGAGAGATCATCCGATTGGAGGGTGACATGGCTACTATCCAGGTGTATGAAGAAACTT CTGGCGTGTGTGTTGGGGATCCTGTTCTCCGCACTGGTAAACCCCTCTCGGTAGAGCTTGGTCCTGGCATTATGGGAGCCATTTTTGATGGTATTCAAAGACCTTTGTCAGATATCAGCAGTCAGACCCAAAGTATCTACATTCCCAGAGGAGTAAATGTGTCTGCTCTCAGCAGAGATGTCAAATGGGATTTCACACCTTGCAAAAACCTGCGG GTTGGCAGTCATATCACTGGTGGAGATATTTATGGAATTGTCAATGAGAACTCACTCATCAAACACAAAATCATGTTACCCCCACGAAACAGAGGAACCGTAACTTACATTGCTCCACCTGGAAATTACGATACCTCT GATGTTGTCTTGGAGCTTGAATTTGAAGGTGTAAAGGAGAAGTTTAGCATGGTCCAAGTATGGCCTGTACGTCAAGTTCGTCCTGTCACCGAGAAGCTGCCAGCTAATCATCCTCTGTTGACTGGGCAGAGAGTCCTCGATGCCCTTTTTCC atGTGTACAGGGAGGAACTACTGCAATCCCTGGGGCTTTTGGCTGTGGAAAGACAGTGAtatctcagtctctctccaagTATTCCAACAGTGATGTGATTATCTATGTAGGATGTGGGGAAAGAGGAAACGAGATGTCTGAAGTCCTCCGGGACTTCCCAGAG CTCACGATGGAAGTTGACGGTAAGGTGGAGTCAATTATGAAGAGGACAGCATTGGTAGCCAATACCTCCAACATGCCTGTTGCTGCTAGAGAAGCCTCTATTTATACTG GAATTACACTGTCAGAATATTTCCGAGACATGGGCTATCACGTCAGTATGATGGCTGACTCTACCTCTAGGTGGGCTGAGGCCCTTAGAGAAATCTCTGGTCGCTTAGCTGAAATGCCTGCTG atagtgGATATCCTGCATATCTTGGTGCCCGTCTGGCCTCTTTCTATGAGCGAGCAGGCAGGGTGAAATGTCTTGGAAATcctgaaagagaaggaagtgtCAGCATTGTAGGAGC agTTTCTCCTCCTGGTGGTGATTTTTCTGATCCAGTTACATCTGCTACTCTTGGTATTGTTCAG gtGTTCTGGGGCTTGGATAAGAAACTAGCTCAACGTAAGCATTTTCCCTCTGTCAACTGGCTGATCAGCTACAGCAAGTACATGCGTGCCCTGGACGAGTACTATGACAAACACTTCACAGAGTTTGTTCCTCTGAGGACCAAAGCTAAGGAGATCCTGCAGGAGGAAGAAGACCTGGCAGAAATCGTACAGCTTGTGGGAAAG gcTTCTCTAGCAGAAACAGATAAAATTACTCTGGAGGTAGCAAAACTTATCAAAGATGATTTCCTACAACAAAATGGATATACTCCTTATGACAG GTTCTGCCCGTTCTACAAGACAGTGGGGATGCTGTCCAACATGATTGCATTTTATGATATGGCCCGTAGAGCCGTTGAAACCACTGCCCAGAGTGACAATAAAATTACATGGTCCATTATCCGTGAGCACATGGGGGAGATCCTCTATAAACTTTCCTCCATGAAATTCAAG